A genome region from Bifidobacteriaceae bacterium includes the following:
- a CDS encoding substrate-binding domain-containing protein, which translates to MKTHRRHLLGTLATIGAAAAVLGAPSVPALADPPGIHPPLAGVGSGTTQYVLDGLADSIQPSGSMIIGSYDSTGPLLIQTRAVGSAFNRPNGSTAGVRALTRSAVSDTWPQTTGESTTQVGIANQIDFARSSRPPSEYGDDLTYIPFAQDAVTYAYSDHGYASVPLYLTPEDLAAIYRGTVTTFVDRNGVLRTYDPALPPLGSDARQYFLEYIGVTETQASWILNVLPENDGSQIDGIGEIMPFSVGSWIAQDNNVEPNTVAYNDVQLGALDDYYWGVVLPVVDGAINPDFPARRLLFNVVQTSRLSGTSDLDVMLQNTFVGQQSYVCQSGSTITHYGFLTTPHCGNTTIFKSGYVY; encoded by the coding sequence ATGAAAACCCACCGCAGGCACCTCTTGGGCACCCTCGCAACCATTGGCGCGGCCGCAGCTGTGCTGGGGGCACCCTCAGTCCCGGCCCTGGCCGACCCACCGGGAATCCACCCGCCGCTCGCCGGAGTCGGCAGCGGCACCACACAGTACGTTCTCGACGGTCTCGCTGACTCCATCCAACCGAGCGGAAGCATGATCATCGGGTCATACGACTCGACCGGCCCGCTCCTCATCCAAACGCGCGCCGTTGGATCGGCCTTCAACCGGCCCAATGGCTCAACGGCTGGCGTCAGGGCGCTCACCCGCTCGGCCGTTAGCGACACCTGGCCGCAGACCACTGGCGAGTCCACCACCCAGGTGGGCATCGCGAATCAAATCGACTTCGCCAGGTCTTCCAGGCCGCCTTCGGAGTATGGCGATGATCTGACCTACATACCGTTCGCCCAAGATGCGGTCACCTACGCGTATTCTGACCACGGCTACGCCTCCGTGCCGCTTTACCTCACCCCCGAGGATCTGGCCGCGATCTACCGGGGCACCGTCACCACTTTCGTGGACAGGAACGGTGTCTTGCGGACCTACGACCCCGCGCTGCCCCCATTAGGGTCTGATGCCAGGCAGTACTTCTTGGAATACATCGGCGTCACGGAAACCCAAGCCTCGTGGATTCTGAACGTCCTGCCGGAAAACGATGGCTCCCAGATCGACGGGATCGGCGAGATCATGCCCTTCTCCGTGGGATCCTGGATCGCCCAAGACAACAACGTCGAGCCCAACACCGTCGCCTACAACGACGTGCAACTTGGCGCGCTGGATGATTACTACTGGGGCGTCGTCTTGCCGGTCGTGGACGGCGCGATCAACCCCGACTTCCCGGCCCGGCGCCTGCTGTTCAACGTGGTTCAGACCTCGCGGCTTAGCGGCACCAGTGACCTCGACGTGATGTTGCAGAACACATTCGTGGGACAGCAGTCTTACGTCTGCCAATCCGGCTCGACCATCACGCACTACGGCTTCCTCACAACCCCTCACTGCGGCAACACAACCATCTTCAAGAGCGGTTATGTCTACTGA